The following are encoded together in the Asticcacaulis sp. genome:
- a CDS encoding efflux transporter outer membrane subunit, with the protein MTHNTPSAQMPRRRLFVAALLAATTLSACTTIPQSAPFASEPSQAKKVNPINTISEQMWWKDLGDPQLQRLMTQALNNSPSLAMAEARLNQAQAAVSQYRAANRPQVGLDATAYEGKQSYNYLFPKEAVPEGYKDYGQTTLSFNWELDFWGKNRAAIAAASSNEQAAAADAAQARLVLSTAIATAYIDLDRLYQERDLAERAVGIRSDSAKLVQDKLNNGVSNKAQDAQAQAGVFAARADLAALDEQIELNKHLIAMLTGAAPDFANTLERPALALDTKAMGNVPAQVNLDLIGRRPDIIAARWRAEAASAHIKQAHAAFYPNINIAAFAGFQSLGLDKLFSSGSDIGQVGPALSLPLFDGGALKANLKSAESEHALAIAAYNQDVLEAMQQVADTLSSQKALQGRLDNSEQALTAYEEAYRLSKLRYDGGLSDYTSLLVAEQSLISQRRTVADLRSRAMTLDIALIKSLGGTYASQNIAQN; encoded by the coding sequence ATGACACATAACACGCCCTCCGCCCAAATGCCGCGCCGCCGCCTTTTTGTCGCGGCCCTTCTGGCCGCTACGACCTTAAGCGCCTGCACCACGATTCCGCAAAGCGCGCCATTCGCATCAGAGCCCAGTCAGGCCAAGAAGGTCAACCCCATCAATACGATAAGCGAACAGATGTGGTGGAAGGACCTCGGCGACCCGCAATTACAGCGCCTGATGACCCAGGCCCTCAACAATTCGCCTTCGCTCGCCATGGCCGAGGCGCGCCTCAACCAGGCTCAAGCCGCCGTTTCGCAGTACCGCGCCGCGAATCGCCCCCAGGTCGGTCTCGATGCCACGGCTTATGAGGGCAAGCAGAGCTATAACTACCTCTTCCCCAAGGAAGCCGTGCCGGAAGGCTATAAGGATTATGGCCAGACGACCCTGAGCTTTAACTGGGAACTCGATTTCTGGGGTAAAAACCGCGCCGCCATCGCCGCCGCCAGTTCTAACGAACAAGCCGCGGCCGCAGATGCGGCGCAGGCCCGGCTGGTGCTTTCGACCGCCATCGCCACGGCCTATATCGATCTCGACCGCCTCTACCAGGAACGCGACCTGGCCGAGCGCGCCGTCGGCATCCGTTCGGACAGCGCCAAACTGGTGCAGGACAAGCTCAATAATGGCGTCAGCAATAAGGCGCAGGATGCCCAGGCGCAGGCGGGCGTCTTCGCCGCCCGCGCCGACCTGGCCGCGCTCGATGAACAGATCGAACTCAACAAGCACCTGATCGCCATGCTGACCGGCGCGGCCCCGGATTTTGCCAATACGCTGGAGCGCCCGGCCCTGGCGCTGGACACTAAGGCTATGGGCAACGTGCCCGCCCAGGTCAATCTCGACCTGATCGGCCGCCGCCCGGATATCATCGCCGCCCGCTGGCGCGCCGAAGCCGCTTCGGCCCATATCAAACAGGCCCACGCAGCCTTCTATCCCAATATCAATATCGCGGCCTTCGCCGGCTTCCAGTCACTGGGGCTCGATAAGCTGTTCTCGTCCGGCTCCGATATCGGCCAGGTCGGGCCGGCGCTCAGCCTTCCGCTGTTTGATGGCGGCGCGCTGAAGGCCAATCTCAAATCGGCCGAAAGCGAACACGCCCTGGCTATCGCGGCCTATAATCAGGACGTGCTCGAAGCCATGCAGCAGGTCGCCGACACGCTTTCCAGCCAGAAGGCGCTGCAAGGCCGGCTCGACAATTCCGAACAGGCACTGACGGCTTATGAAGAGGCATACCGCCTCAGCAAACTGCGTTATGATGGCGGCCTGTCCGATTACACCTCCCTGCTGGTGGCCGAGCAAAGCCTGATCAGCCAGCGCCGTACAGTGGCCGACCTCAGGAGCCGCGCCATGACCCTCGATATCGCCCTGATCAAGTCGCTGGGCGGCACCTATGCCTCCCAGAATATTGCCCAAAATTAA
- a CDS encoding DHA2 family efflux MFS transporter permease subunit, translating into MSTASPAAAPAPMTGGLLALTAIALALGTFMQVLDSTIANVSIPTIAGDLGVSTSQGTWVITSFAVANGISVPLTGWLMGRYGVVKTFTSAVVLFTIASFLCGVAWDINSLIFFRILQGAVSGPMIPGSQALLMMIFPPNKRGTALAIWSMTTLVAPICGPIFGGWISDNMTWPWIFFINVPVGAFCAFFCWRGMSDRETPTFQRPIDRTGFALLVVWVGALQVMLDTGKEADWFNSPAIVVETIIAIIGFIAWVIWELNDKNPMVDLSFFKTRNFAFGTLILCIAYAIFFGANLLMPLWLQTNMGYIATWAGLAAAPSGAVAVIMTPFAARLLNKYDARILGSVSLLLFALSFYMRSLFTTDASFFVLTLPMLVMGAAMSMFFISFISIGLNGIPHQRVPAASGLSNFARIIAGSFAASLVTTLWERSETQHQTRLAEVMGMTDPAFQNALHQAQDFGLTAGQSLGAIVRQVSSQAFLLATVDLFRISSIIILLLVPAVWLCRKTLVQGPVTHAAD; encoded by the coding sequence ATGTCCACTGCTTCACCCGCCGCCGCCCCTGCCCCCATGACGGGCGGTCTGCTGGCCCTGACTGCCATCGCCCTGGCGCTCGGCACCTTCATGCAGGTGCTGGATTCGACCATCGCCAACGTCTCGATCCCGACCATCGCCGGCGATCTCGGCGTCTCGACTTCGCAGGGCACCTGGGTCATCACCTCCTTCGCCGTGGCCAACGGCATTTCCGTCCCCCTCACCGGCTGGCTGATGGGGCGCTACGGCGTGGTCAAGACCTTTACATCTGCCGTTGTCCTCTTCACCATCGCCTCCTTCCTGTGCGGCGTGGCCTGGGACATCAACTCGCTGATCTTCTTCCGCATCCTGCAGGGCGCGGTTTCCGGCCCGATGATCCCCGGCTCCCAAGCCCTGCTGATGATGATCTTCCCGCCCAACAAGCGCGGCACGGCCCTGGCCATCTGGTCGATGACCACCCTGGTGGCCCCGATCTGCGGTCCGATCTTCGGCGGCTGGATATCCGACAACATGACCTGGCCGTGGATCTTCTTCATTAATGTGCCGGTCGGCGCCTTCTGTGCCTTTTTCTGCTGGCGCGGCATGTCCGACCGCGAAACCCCGACCTTCCAGCGGCCGATCGACCGCACGGGCTTTGCCCTGCTGGTCGTCTGGGTCGGCGCGCTACAGGTCATGCTCGACACCGGCAAGGAAGCCGACTGGTTCAATTCGCCCGCCATTGTCGTCGAAACCATCATCGCCATCATCGGCTTCATCGCCTGGGTGATCTGGGAACTGAACGACAAGAATCCGATGGTTGATCTGTCCTTCTTCAAGACGCGCAACTTCGCCTTCGGCACCCTCATCCTGTGCATCGCCTATGCCATCTTCTTCGGCGCCAACCTGCTGATGCCTTTGTGGCTGCAAACCAACATGGGCTATATCGCCACCTGGGCCGGTCTCGCCGCCGCGCCCTCCGGCGCCGTGGCCGTGATCATGACGCCGTTTGCCGCCCGCCTGCTTAACAAGTATGACGCGCGTATACTTGGCTCGGTGTCCCTGCTGCTGTTCGCCCTGTCCTTCTACATGCGGTCGCTTTTCACCACCGACGCCAGCTTCTTTGTGCTGACCCTGCCCATGCTGGTGATGGGGGCGGCGATGAGCATGTTCTTCATCTCGTTCATCAGTATCGGGCTGAATGGCATCCCGCACCAGCGCGTGCCAGCGGCTTCGGGCCTCAGCAACTTCGCGCGGATCATTGCCGGCTCCTTCGCCGCTTCACTGGTCACCACCCTGTGGGAACGCAGCGAAACCCAGCATCAGACCCGCCTGGCCGAGGTGATGGGCATGACCGATCCGGCCTTCCAGAACGCCCTGCATCAGGCGCAGGATTTCGGCCTGACAGCGGGCCAGAGCCTCGGCGCAATCGTGCGGCAGGTCTCCAGCCAGGCCTTTCTGCTGGCCACGGTCGACCTGTTCCGCATTTCGTCGATCATCATCCTGCTGCTGGTGCCCGCCGTCTGGCTGTGCCGCAAGACCCTAGTCCAGGGCCCCGTCACCCACGCGGCAGATTAA
- a CDS encoding isoaspartyl peptidase/L-asparaginase: MIAFALHGGAGAKKGRDYSAEIANMREITEAARISLKTGTTALDVVTEVVRKLEDSGLYVAGRGASPNQAGHYELDASLMNGADQTCGSVTALQGFANPVLVARAVMEKTPHVMLAGDGAALFAHEQGFAPIADEAEYFTRAGRFESNHPPGTLAHGTVGCVCLDSNGNLASATSTAGVFGKMAGRVGDTPIIGAGTWADRQTAVSCTGQGEYFIRVNASAQLAFRHAGGQKLSEAGDTALQQIVDMGGEGGLIALNRNGEVIAPFRSQGMKRAWFSGDSEIISEVF; the protein is encoded by the coding sequence ATGATCGCTTTTGCCTTGCACGGCGGCGCCGGCGCCAAAAAGGGCCGCGACTATTCCGCCGAGATCGCCAATATGCGCGAGATCACCGAAGCCGCCCGCATCTCCCTGAAAACCGGGACAACCGCGTTGGATGTCGTCACCGAAGTGGTGCGTAAGCTTGAAGACTCCGGGCTTTATGTCGCCGGCCGAGGCGCTTCGCCCAACCAGGCCGGCCATTACGAACTCGACGCCAGCCTGATGAATGGCGCCGACCAGACCTGTGGTTCGGTCACCGCCCTGCAAGGCTTTGCCAATCCAGTCCTCGTCGCCCGCGCCGTCATGGAAAAGACGCCCCACGTCATGCTGGCCGGTGATGGCGCCGCGCTCTTCGCTCACGAGCAAGGCTTTGCGCCGATCGCCGACGAGGCGGAATATTTCACCCGCGCCGGACGTTTTGAGTCCAACCATCCGCCCGGCACATTGGCGCACGGCACGGTCGGCTGTGTCTGCCTTGACTCAAACGGCAACCTCGCTTCAGCCACCTCGACCGCCGGTGTCTTCGGCAAGATGGCCGGACGCGTTGGCGACACGCCGATCATCGGCGCGGGCACCTGGGCCGACCGCCAGACCGCCGTCTCCTGCACCGGCCAGGGTGAATACTTCATTCGCGTCAATGCCTCGGCGCAACTGGCCTTCCGCCATGCCGGCGGGCAGAAGCTCAGCGAAGCCGGCGATACGGCCCTGCAACAGATTGTCGATATGGGCGGCGAAGGCGGCCTGATCGCGCTGAACCGCAACGGCGAGGTGATCGCGCCCTTCCGCTCGCAGGGCATGAAACGCGCCTGGTTCTCAGGCGACAGCGAGATTATCTCGGAAGTGTTTTAG
- a CDS encoding polysaccharide deacetylase family protein, whose product MKPVAVLCSAILTLAAFSAQAQTGFDVAITVDDLPAHGSVPPGVSRIDVARDYLAALKAHNVPGVYGFVNAVALEREPGSGAALDMWRAAGYPLGNHTYSHMNINAGTLEAFEADLEKGEPAIRDRMAGQDWRVLRFPYLSAGDEAHHAGIIAYLKVHKYRIADVSISFNDWAYTETYARCMAKGDQDTIESMKIQYMQGVKASIARSLMASQKVYGRQISHVLLIHEGAFTALMLPEVLTAFEEEGAHFVTLDQAQSDPAYSAPSAYQGEGLLIERTAKEKGIDLGSDAPPDVDISNLDGMCR is encoded by the coding sequence ATGAAGCCTGTTGCTGTCCTGTGTTCCGCCATACTGACCCTTGCTGCTTTTTCGGCACAGGCCCAGACCGGTTTCGATGTCGCCATTACCGTGGATGACCTGCCGGCGCATGGCAGTGTGCCGCCTGGCGTCAGCCGTATCGATGTAGCGCGCGATTATCTGGCAGCATTGAAGGCGCACAATGTTCCCGGTGTTTACGGCTTCGTCAATGCCGTGGCGCTGGAGCGCGAACCGGGCAGCGGGGCGGCGCTCGATATGTGGCGGGCGGCCGGTTATCCGCTGGGCAACCACACCTACAGCCACATGAATATCAATGCCGGCACGCTGGAGGCCTTCGAGGCCGATCTGGAAAAGGGCGAGCCGGCCATCCGCGACCGCATGGCCGGCCAGGATTGGCGCGTGCTGCGCTTTCCCTATCTGAGTGCCGGCGACGAGGCCCATCATGCCGGGATTATCGCCTATCTGAAGGTGCATAAATACCGGATCGCCGATGTTTCGATCAGTTTCAATGACTGGGCCTATACCGAGACCTATGCGCGCTGCATGGCAAAGGGCGACCAGGACACCATCGAGAGCATGAAGATTCAATACATGCAGGGGGTGAAGGCGTCGATCGCGCGCTCTCTGATGGCATCACAGAAGGTGTATGGCCGCCAGATTTCACACGTCCTGCTGATCCATGAAGGCGCCTTTACCGCCCTGATGCTGCCGGAGGTGCTGACCGCCTTCGAGGAAGAGGGCGCGCATTTCGTGACGCTCGACCAGGCACAGAGCGATCCGGCCTACAGCGCGCCGAGTGCGTACCAGGGCGAGGGGCTGCTGATCGAGCGCACGGCGAAGGAAAAGGGCATCGACCTGGGAAGCGACGCGCCGCCCGATGTCGATATCAGCAATCTGGACGGGATGTGCCGCTAA
- a CDS encoding aspartate/tyrosine/aromatic aminotransferase has product MTADALACPTESRLFDTLDDQPLDAMLTLLRQLRSDPRDGKIDLGIGVYGDEQGRTPVMQAVRQAEVMVAEAQTTKAYVAAEGDVRFVSLLAPIVLGAARAANDRYCGMQTPGGTGALRLAAELIAHANPDARIWVGTPSWVNHYGLMRAAGLQVLEHPFFNQATQTVLFDEMMSALEAARAGDVLLLHACCHNPTGAGFTANQWRTIADLCARKGLLPLVDIAYQGLGHGLEEDAADMRALLDIVPEALITASCSKNFGLYRERLGALWIKGSNAQAALRARATCMKVGRSMWSMPPDHGASVVRTILESPELTASWQAELTIMRTRLNAMRAELVRAVPQLASVAQQTGMFALLPLNREAVTDLRVRHGIYMIENGRMNIAGLTSENLPRFAAALAPYLSKGE; this is encoded by the coding sequence ATGACCGCCGACGCCCTGGCCTGCCCGACCGAAAGCCGGCTTTTCGACACGCTGGACGACCAGCCGCTCGATGCCATGCTGACTCTATTGCGCCAACTGCGCAGTGATCCGCGCGATGGCAAAATCGACCTCGGCATCGGCGTTTATGGCGATGAACAGGGCCGCACGCCGGTCATGCAGGCGGTCCGCCAGGCTGAAGTAATGGTTGCCGAGGCGCAAACCACCAAGGCTTATGTGGCGGCCGAGGGCGATGTGCGGTTTGTCTCGCTGCTGGCGCCGATTGTACTGGGTGCCGCCCGCGCCGCCAATGATCGTTATTGCGGAATGCAGACGCCCGGCGGCACCGGCGCTTTGCGCCTGGCAGCCGAACTGATCGCCCACGCCAATCCGGATGCCCGTATCTGGGTCGGCACGCCAAGCTGGGTCAATCACTATGGCCTGATGCGCGCCGCCGGTCTGCAAGTGCTGGAGCATCCGTTCTTCAATCAGGCCACACAGACCGTTCTCTTCGACGAGATGATGAGCGCACTCGAAGCGGCCCGTGCCGGTGATGTTTTGCTGCTGCACGCCTGCTGCCATAACCCGACCGGTGCCGGTTTTACCGCCAATCAATGGCGCACAATCGCCGATCTGTGCGCGCGCAAAGGCCTGTTGCCGCTGGTCGATATCGCCTATCAGGGCCTGGGTCACGGCCTGGAAGAGGACGCCGCCGATATGCGCGCCCTGCTCGACATTGTACCGGAAGCGCTGATTACCGCCTCGTGTTCCAAAAATTTCGGGCTGTACCGCGAACGCCTCGGCGCCCTGTGGATCAAGGGTAGCAACGCTCAGGCGGCGCTGCGCGCCCGCGCCACCTGCATGAAGGTCGGCCGCTCCATGTGGTCCATGCCGCCCGATCACGGTGCTTCCGTTGTCCGCACCATTTTGGAATCGCCTGAACTGACTGCAAGCTGGCAGGCCGAACTCACCATCATGCGCACCCGCCTGAACGCCATGCGCGCCGAACTGGTCCGTGCCGTGCCGCAACTGGCCTCGGTGGCGCAACAAACCGGCATGTTCGCCCTGCTGCCGCTCAACCGCGAGGCCGTGACCGATCTTCGCGTCAGGCACGGCATCTACATGATCGAAAACGGCCGCATGAACATCGCCGGCCTGACCTCTGAAAACCTGCCGCGTTTCGCCGCGGCCTTAGCCCCGTACCTCAGCAAAGGAGAATAA
- the hppD gene encoding 4-hydroxyphenylpyruvate dioxygenase — translation MNANPLGLNGFEFVEFTGPDTAAMAAQLEMMGFVAASRHKTRDIVRYKQGTINFLLNTAASPQAIDFAGHHGPSANGMAFRVSDAKTAYELALQNGAQAADASQGALGEGSYALKGIGGSLLYLVDHDIYADWDAVPGAADDEHLNSVGFQVLDHLTHNVARGQMRTWSSFYAQVFGFEEQKYFDIKGQATGLFSQAMIAPDGKLRIPLNESQDDTSQIEEFLRQYNGEGIQHIALTTDNIYETVEKLRARGVKLQDTIETYYDLVDKRVPGHGEDLSRLKANRILIDGNVGEEGILLQIFTENTFGPIFFEVIQRKGNQGFGNGNFQALFESIELDQIRRGVIKVA, via the coding sequence ATGAATGCTAATCCTTTAGGCTTGAACGGTTTCGAGTTTGTTGAGTTCACCGGTCCGGATACCGCCGCCATGGCCGCGCAACTGGAGATGATGGGCTTTGTCGCCGCGTCGCGCCACAAGACGCGTGATATTGTGCGCTACAAGCAGGGCACGATCAACTTCCTGCTCAATACCGCCGCCAGCCCGCAGGCCATCGATTTCGCCGGACATCACGGCCCTTCTGCCAATGGCATGGCCTTCCGCGTTTCGGATGCGAAAACGGCCTATGAACTGGCTTTGCAAAATGGCGCTCAGGCGGCCGACGCGTCTCAGGGCGCGCTGGGCGAAGGCAGTTACGCTTTGAAGGGTATCGGCGGCTCGCTGCTCTATCTCGTCGATCACGATATTTACGCAGACTGGGACGCCGTGCCCGGCGCGGCGGACGATGAACACCTGAACAGCGTTGGCTTTCAGGTGCTGGACCACCTGACGCACAATGTGGCGCGCGGCCAGATGCGCACCTGGTCAAGCTTCTATGCCCAGGTTTTCGGCTTCGAGGAGCAGAAATATTTCGACATCAAGGGCCAGGCGACCGGCCTGTTCTCGCAGGCGATGATCGCGCCGGATGGCAAGCTGCGCATACCGCTCAATGAGAGCCAGGACGACACGAGCCAGATCGAGGAATTCCTGCGTCAATATAATGGTGAGGGCATCCAGCATATCGCGCTGACCACCGACAATATTTATGAGACGGTCGAGAAGCTACGCGCTCGTGGCGTGAAATTGCAGGACACGATCGAGACCTATTACGACCTCGTCGATAAGCGCGTGCCCGGCCATGGCGAAGACCTGTCACGCCTGAAGGCCAACCGCATCCTGATCGATGGTAATGTCGGCGAAGAAGGCATATTGTTGCAGATCTTCACCGAGAACACCTTCGGGCCGATCTTCTTCGAGGTCATCCAGCGCAAGGGTAATCAGGGCTTTGGCAACGGCAATTTCCAGGCGCTGTTTGAGTCAATCGAACTGGATCAGATCCGGCGCGGCGTGATCAAGGTAGCGTAA